One stretch of Roseimicrobium sp. ORNL1 DNA includes these proteins:
- a CDS encoding prepilin-type N-terminal cleavage/methylation domain-containing protein produces the protein MRRRREGGFTLLEMIIVMFITSLLVSAVFGIVIAVTQLAQDLITSQQRGARTHAFVELCSRSLRSLPPNAMMRLRTREDGGLYTTELALGDAPSLLSASAGPFTILETETTVDGYLRLVVRSLSEEQLLAWEMGDKRLGTRVVLLENVRMMEWLVFQPQTRQWISVWNEGMPLTALREPTRNAPQQPQGPQAPGENPSPPPPAEAPQQVQEGVNALSRPQRPTLVELRFAMGNEPPQRWVFWVPPRVAGK, from the coding sequence GTGAGGCGCCGTCGCGAAGGCGGTTTCACCTTGCTGGAGATGATCATCGTCATGTTCATCACCTCCCTGCTGGTAAGCGCTGTGTTTGGCATTGTGATTGCAGTGACCCAGCTTGCCCAGGATCTCATCACCTCCCAGCAGCGCGGCGCACGCACGCACGCCTTTGTCGAGCTGTGCTCACGCAGTCTGCGCAGCCTGCCACCGAACGCGATGATGCGCCTGCGTACCCGGGAGGACGGTGGCCTTTATACCACCGAGCTCGCTCTGGGAGATGCGCCTTCTCTTTTGTCTGCCTCGGCTGGACCTTTCACTATTTTGGAGACGGAGACCACGGTGGATGGTTATCTGCGGCTGGTCGTGCGGTCCCTCTCTGAAGAGCAACTGCTTGCCTGGGAGATGGGGGACAAGAGACTCGGCACACGGGTGGTGCTTCTGGAGAATGTGCGTATGATGGAATGGCTGGTCTTTCAGCCGCAGACCAGGCAATGGATCAGCGTGTGGAATGAAGGCATGCCGCTCACGGCATTGAGAGAGCCGACTCGAAACGCTCCTCAACAACCCCAAGGTCCACAAGCTCCCGGAGAGAATCCTTCTCCGCCACCTCCGGCTGAAGCGCCGCAGCAGGTGCAGGAGGGGGTGAATGCGTTGAGTCGCCCTCAGCGGCCTACTCTGGTGGAACTCCGGTTCGCGATGGGAAATGAACCGCCCCAGCGGTGGGTCTTCTGGGTGCCGCCGCGTGTGGCTGGCAAGTGA
- a CDS encoding type II secretion system protein, translating into MKLAAPIMYPKGTWRRRRCLHEAGFTLLETMLAVFIFGMAAVALIEAINSSGRTSVAARQKGNVQARLDNLLQEATRDPLWMVENTRVPLVTENEVRDGAFTYIIRREPLELKNQDGNPLQGLYLVRVTARWMDAGREQSAFAETWAYPLIFRPTGMGTPQ; encoded by the coding sequence ATGAAACTTGCAGCCCCCATCATGTACCCGAAAGGCACGTGGCGCCGCAGGCGCTGCCTCCATGAGGCGGGCTTCACCCTGCTGGAGACCATGCTCGCGGTCTTCATCTTTGGCATGGCAGCCGTGGCACTCATCGAGGCCATCAACTCCAGTGGGCGCACCTCAGTTGCCGCGCGGCAGAAGGGAAATGTCCAGGCGCGCCTGGATAACCTCCTGCAGGAAGCCACGCGGGATCCGTTATGGATGGTGGAGAACACGAGGGTGCCCCTGGTCACCGAGAATGAGGTGAGGGATGGAGCCTTCACCTATATCATCCGGAGGGAGCCACTCGAACTGAAGAATCAGGACGGCAATCCATTGCAGGGCTTGTATCTGGTCCGCGTCACGGCGCGATGGATGGACGCAGGTCGTGAGCAGAGTGCGTTTGCGGAGACCTGGGCCTATCCCCTGATCTTCCGCCCCACGGGCATGGGCACACCGCAATGA
- a CDS encoding general secretion pathway protein GspH, with protein sequence MKSLRLRHEPRFGVALTLRTGAFTLLELMIVLVIIILVVGLGTMSFDGMMQEQELRKPVLEFKELAAEAVRRATLYERPQVLVFDKTGAAMPLRIPRPGDDTPVPVKRVTLPPGMALSLRRFGAEKFAPAEGQRLIITPSGLCEPLTARFERGLSWFEVTLDPLTGAAKEERMVAR encoded by the coding sequence ATGAAGTCCCTCCGTCTGAGGCATGAGCCGCGCTTTGGCGTGGCCTTGACCCTGCGGACGGGTGCGTTCACCCTGCTGGAGTTGATGATCGTGCTGGTCATCATCATCCTCGTCGTCGGTCTCGGAACGATGAGTTTCGATGGCATGATGCAGGAGCAGGAATTGCGCAAGCCGGTGCTGGAGTTCAAGGAACTCGCGGCAGAAGCAGTGCGCCGCGCGACTTTGTATGAGAGGCCGCAGGTACTGGTCTTCGACAAGACGGGCGCGGCGATGCCACTACGCATCCCGAGACCGGGCGACGATACACCTGTGCCGGTGAAACGAGTCACCCTGCCTCCCGGCATGGCGCTCTCGCTACGCCGGTTTGGAGCAGAGAAATTTGCGCCCGCGGAGGGCCAGCGGCTCATCATTACTCCCAGCGGGTTGTGTGAACCGCTGACGGCGCGTTTTGAGAGGGGCCTGTCATGGTTTGAGGTGACGCTGGATCCGCTCACAGGTGCGGCGAAAGAGGAGCGCATGGTGGCGCGATGA
- the gspG gene encoding type II secretion system major pseudopilin GspG, which produces MKISSHATRSQARFGADTAGFTLMEMMLVLLIISLIIGGAALMFQNITASAEKNTTKAKVRSLEASLVSYRLDNGGYPTQAQGLDALVSQPTVAPQPRQWKQLVKSDGIVDPWQRKMGYRNPGKHNPSGVDVYSFGEDGLDGTQDDLGNW; this is translated from the coding sequence ATGAAAATTTCCTCGCATGCCACTCGGTCACAGGCCCGGTTTGGGGCTGACACTGCCGGCTTCACCCTCATGGAAATGATGCTGGTGCTCCTCATCATCAGCCTCATCATCGGTGGCGCGGCTCTCATGTTCCAGAACATCACCGCCAGCGCTGAGAAAAATACCACCAAGGCGAAGGTGCGCAGCTTGGAAGCGAGCCTCGTATCCTACCGTCTCGATAATGGTGGCTATCCCACCCAGGCGCAGGGACTGGATGCGCTGGTGAGCCAGCCGACCGTCGCCCCCCAACCTCGCCAGTGGAAGCAGCTTGTGAAGTCTGACGGCATCGTGGATCCGTGGCAGCGCAAGATGGGCTACCGTAACCCGGGCAAGCACAATCCGTCCGGGGTCGATGTGTATTCCTTTGGCGAGGATGGCCTGGATGGCACGCAGGACGACCTTGGAAACTGGTAG